A DNA window from Tachysurus fulvidraco isolate hzauxx_2018 chromosome 4, HZAU_PFXX_2.0, whole genome shotgun sequence contains the following coding sequences:
- the ppm1aa gene encoding protein phosphatase 1A isoform X3, whose amino-acid sequence MGAFLDKPKMEKQNVHGEGNGLRYGVSSMQGWRVEMEDAHTAVIGLPHGLEPWSFFAVYDGHAGSQVARYCCEHLLEHITSNPDFQGSGGGAEEPSVEHVTSGIRTGFLQIDEHMREMSERNRSGSTAVGAMISPRRIFLINCGDSRGLLSRAGAVHFSTQDHKPSNPLEKQRIQNAGGSVMIQRVNGSLAVSRALGDFDYKCVSGKGPTEQLVSPEPEIYAIERSEAEDEFIVLACDGIWDVMTNEELCDFVRSRLQVTDDLERVCNEIVDTCLYKGSRDNMSVVLVCFSGAPKVSPEAVKRETELDKYLENRVEEILKKQNDDGVPDLVHVMRTLTSESIPNLPPGGELASKRSVIEAVYNKLNPYRNEDTCGTRSV is encoded by the exons ATGGGTGCATTCCTGGACAAGCCGAAGATGGAGAAGCAGAACGTTCACGGTGAGGGGAACGGGCTACGCTATGGCGTGAGCAGCATGCAGGGCTGGCGTGTGGAGATGGAGGACGCTCACACAGCTGTCATCGGCCTCCCGCATGGCCTCGAGCCCTGGTCCTTCTTCGCCGTGTACGACGGCCACGCCGGATCGCAGGTCGCCCGCTACTGCTGCGAACACCTGCTTGAGCACATTACCAGCAACCCCGACTTCCAG GGCAGTGGTGGAGGAGCGGAGGAGCCGAGCGTGGAGCACGTGACGTCAGGGATCAGGACCGGCTTCCTGCAGATCGACGAACACATGCGGGAAATGTCTGAAAGGAACCGGAGCGGCTCGACGGCGGTGGGAGCCATGATCTCACCGCGACGCATCTTCTTAATCAACTGCGGAGACTCCCGAGGGCTGCTGAGCCGCGCCGGCGCCGTGCACTTCTCCACACAGGACCACAAACCCAGCAACCCACTAGAGAAACAGCGCATCCAGAACGCAGGAGGTTCCGTCATGATCCAG CGTGTGAACGGCTCTCTCGCCGTGTCCAGAGCTTTGGGAGATTTTGACTACAAGTGCGTGAGTGGGAAAGGCCCCACGGAGCAGCTCGTTTCCCCCGAGCCCGAGATTTACGCCATCGAGCGCTCCGAGGCTGAGGACGAGTTCATCGTTCTGGCCTGTGACGGCATCTGGGACGTGATGACCAACGAGGAGCTGTGTGACTTTGTACGCTCGAGACTGCAGGTCACCGATGACCTGGAGAGGGTGTGTAACGAGATTGTCGACACCTGTCTGTACAAG GGAAGCAGAGACAACATgagtgtggtgttggtgtgtttcaGCGGCGCACCGAAGGTTTCGCCAGAAGCCgtgaagagagaaacagaactCGACAAATACCTGGAGAATCGAGTAGAAG AGATCCTGAAGAAGCAGAACGATGACGGAGTACCAGACCTCGTGCACGTGATGCGAACGCTGACATCAGAAAGCATCCCTAACTTACCGCCCGGAGGAGAGCTGGCCAGCAA gCGAAGCGTTATTGAAGCAGTATATAACAAACTCAACCCCTACAGGAATGAGGACAca TGTGGTACCCGAAGTGTGTGA
- the ppm1aa gene encoding protein phosphatase 1A isoform X1: protein MGAFLDKPKMEKQNVHGEGNGLRYGVSSMQGWRVEMEDAHTAVIGLPHGLEPWSFFAVYDGHAGSQVARYCCEHLLEHITSNPDFQGSGGGAEEPSVEHVTSGIRTGFLQIDEHMREMSERNRSGSTAVGAMISPRRIFLINCGDSRGLLSRAGAVHFSTQDHKPSNPLEKQRIQNAGGSVMIQRVNGSLAVSRALGDFDYKCVSGKGPTEQLVSPEPEIYAIERSEAEDEFIVLACDGIWDVMTNEELCDFVRSRLQVTDDLERVCNEIVDTCLYKGSRDNMSVVLVCFSGAPKVSPEAVKRETELDKYLENRVEEILKKQNDDGVPDLVHVMRTLTSESIPNLPPGGELASKRSVIEAVYNKLNPYRNEDTDPDILFFRGFS, encoded by the exons ATGGGTGCATTCCTGGACAAGCCGAAGATGGAGAAGCAGAACGTTCACGGTGAGGGGAACGGGCTACGCTATGGCGTGAGCAGCATGCAGGGCTGGCGTGTGGAGATGGAGGACGCTCACACAGCTGTCATCGGCCTCCCGCATGGCCTCGAGCCCTGGTCCTTCTTCGCCGTGTACGACGGCCACGCCGGATCGCAGGTCGCCCGCTACTGCTGCGAACACCTGCTTGAGCACATTACCAGCAACCCCGACTTCCAG GGCAGTGGTGGAGGAGCGGAGGAGCCGAGCGTGGAGCACGTGACGTCAGGGATCAGGACCGGCTTCCTGCAGATCGACGAACACATGCGGGAAATGTCTGAAAGGAACCGGAGCGGCTCGACGGCGGTGGGAGCCATGATCTCACCGCGACGCATCTTCTTAATCAACTGCGGAGACTCCCGAGGGCTGCTGAGCCGCGCCGGCGCCGTGCACTTCTCCACACAGGACCACAAACCCAGCAACCCACTAGAGAAACAGCGCATCCAGAACGCAGGAGGTTCCGTCATGATCCAG CGTGTGAACGGCTCTCTCGCCGTGTCCAGAGCTTTGGGAGATTTTGACTACAAGTGCGTGAGTGGGAAAGGCCCCACGGAGCAGCTCGTTTCCCCCGAGCCCGAGATTTACGCCATCGAGCGCTCCGAGGCTGAGGACGAGTTCATCGTTCTGGCCTGTGACGGCATCTGGGACGTGATGACCAACGAGGAGCTGTGTGACTTTGTACGCTCGAGACTGCAGGTCACCGATGACCTGGAGAGGGTGTGTAACGAGATTGTCGACACCTGTCTGTACAAG GGAAGCAGAGACAACATgagtgtggtgttggtgtgtttcaGCGGCGCACCGAAGGTTTCGCCAGAAGCCgtgaagagagaaacagaactCGACAAATACCTGGAGAATCGAGTAGAAG AGATCCTGAAGAAGCAGAACGATGACGGAGTACCAGACCTCGTGCACGTGATGCGAACGCTGACATCAGAAAGCATCCCTAACTTACCGCCCGGAGGAGAGCTGGCCAGCAA gCGAAGCGTTATTGAAGCAGTATATAACAAACTCAACCCCTACAGGAATGAGGACAca
- the ppm1aa gene encoding protein phosphatase 1A isoform X2 produces the protein MGAFLDKPKMEKQNVHGEGNGLRYGVSSMQGWRVEMEDAHTAVIGLPHGLEPWSFFAVYDGHAGSQVARYCCEHLLEHITSNPDFQGSGGGAEEPSVEHVTSGIRTGFLQIDEHMREMSERNRSGSTAVGAMISPRRIFLINCGDSRGLLSRAGAVHFSTQDHKPSNPLEKQRIQNAGGSVMIQRVNGSLAVSRALGDFDYKCVSGKGPTEQLVSPEPEIYAIERSEAEDEFIVLACDGIWDVMTNEELCDFVRSRLQVTDDLERVCNEIVDTCLYKGSRDNMSVVLVCFSGAPKVSPEAVKRETELDKYLENRVEEILKKQNDDGVPDLVHVMRTLTSESIPNLPPGGELASKRSVIEAVYNKLNPYRNEDTDSASADDVW, from the exons ATGGGTGCATTCCTGGACAAGCCGAAGATGGAGAAGCAGAACGTTCACGGTGAGGGGAACGGGCTACGCTATGGCGTGAGCAGCATGCAGGGCTGGCGTGTGGAGATGGAGGACGCTCACACAGCTGTCATCGGCCTCCCGCATGGCCTCGAGCCCTGGTCCTTCTTCGCCGTGTACGACGGCCACGCCGGATCGCAGGTCGCCCGCTACTGCTGCGAACACCTGCTTGAGCACATTACCAGCAACCCCGACTTCCAG GGCAGTGGTGGAGGAGCGGAGGAGCCGAGCGTGGAGCACGTGACGTCAGGGATCAGGACCGGCTTCCTGCAGATCGACGAACACATGCGGGAAATGTCTGAAAGGAACCGGAGCGGCTCGACGGCGGTGGGAGCCATGATCTCACCGCGACGCATCTTCTTAATCAACTGCGGAGACTCCCGAGGGCTGCTGAGCCGCGCCGGCGCCGTGCACTTCTCCACACAGGACCACAAACCCAGCAACCCACTAGAGAAACAGCGCATCCAGAACGCAGGAGGTTCCGTCATGATCCAG CGTGTGAACGGCTCTCTCGCCGTGTCCAGAGCTTTGGGAGATTTTGACTACAAGTGCGTGAGTGGGAAAGGCCCCACGGAGCAGCTCGTTTCCCCCGAGCCCGAGATTTACGCCATCGAGCGCTCCGAGGCTGAGGACGAGTTCATCGTTCTGGCCTGTGACGGCATCTGGGACGTGATGACCAACGAGGAGCTGTGTGACTTTGTACGCTCGAGACTGCAGGTCACCGATGACCTGGAGAGGGTGTGTAACGAGATTGTCGACACCTGTCTGTACAAG GGAAGCAGAGACAACATgagtgtggtgttggtgtgtttcaGCGGCGCACCGAAGGTTTCGCCAGAAGCCgtgaagagagaaacagaactCGACAAATACCTGGAGAATCGAGTAGAAG AGATCCTGAAGAAGCAGAACGATGACGGAGTACCAGACCTCGTGCACGTGATGCGAACGCTGACATCAGAAAGCATCCCTAACTTACCGCCCGGAGGAGAGCTGGCCAGCAA gCGAAGCGTTATTGAAGCAGTATATAACAAACTCAACCCCTACAGGAATGAGGACAca GACTCTGCGTCCGCCGACGACGTGTGGTAG